One window of the Allorhizobium ampelinum S4 genome contains the following:
- a CDS encoding SDR family oxidoreductase — translation MPAPRPKAAPKAALVTASAKRIGQAIAQDLADNGFAVAIHTHASLDEAETLAQQISSKGGKAVALKADLRDIGETQALISKATQALGPLGLLVNNASVFLDDKADQFDAEHFAAHFDIHVRAPAILSAEFHRQVPENGSGLIVNIIDQRVLALKPTFFSYTLSKSTLWTATRTMAQAFAPQIRVNAIGPGPTLKSERQEQKDFQAQIDSLPLKQGAGLEEFGRTIRFLFDTPSITGQMFALDGGQHLIWPGANGTEIAE, via the coding sequence ATGCCCGCCCCTCGTCCGAAAGCTGCCCCAAAAGCAGCACTTGTCACCGCTTCCGCCAAACGGATTGGCCAGGCCATCGCGCAGGATCTGGCAGACAATGGCTTTGCCGTCGCCATCCATACCCATGCGTCTCTTGACGAAGCTGAAACTCTGGCGCAGCAGATAAGTTCCAAGGGCGGCAAGGCGGTGGCCTTGAAAGCGGACCTTCGTGACATTGGCGAGACACAAGCGCTGATTTCAAAGGCGACGCAGGCGCTTGGTCCTCTCGGTCTGCTGGTCAACAATGCCTCGGTGTTTCTGGACGACAAGGCAGACCAGTTCGATGCGGAGCATTTCGCCGCGCATTTCGATATTCATGTCCGTGCGCCTGCCATTCTGTCCGCTGAATTTCATCGGCAGGTGCCAGAGAATGGCTCGGGCCTGATCGTCAACATCATCGATCAGCGGGTGCTGGCCCTCAAACCAACGTTCTTTTCCTATACATTGTCAAAATCCACCCTGTGGACGGCGACGAGAACCATGGCGCAGGCCTTTGCCCCACAGATCCGGGTCAATGCCATCGGCCCCGGCCCGACGCTGAAAAGCGAGCGGCAGGAGCAGAAGGATTTTCAGGCGCAGATCGACAGCCTGCCGCTGAAGCAGGGCGCGGGCCTTGAAGAATTCGGCCGCACCATCCGCTTTCTTTTTGACACGCCATCGATCACCGGCCAAATGTTTGCCCTCGATGGCGGGCAACATTTGATTTGGCCCGGCGCAAACGGTACGGAGATTGCGGAATGA